A window of Luteolibacter flavescens genomic DNA:
CCCTCATCCACCTGTCGATGTCGAGGCGCATGCTGGCGAGAATTACAGCATGAGTTATTTTTCAGACGGCTTCTAAGGAAGGATCGATGCTTTTTCAGCATGAGGATCCGAGGATCGACCCACCGGGGCCAGCGGGAACCGCGGCCCTTTTCGTTGGTGGATGGCGAATGATGCCGGGGGAAATTGAGGATTTTGCTTCGTAGCGGATGCGCTGCGCGCTTCCGGGTGGGCGGGCTTTGTCTGGAGATCGCCACGTTGATTGTACGTGCGGTCCGCACCCCGCCGGAACGACGCAGTAGTCCCGCTACATTTGTGTCGACGGAATGTCGACACGCCGCAGGTCACACGAAGCCGAGGACGCGGGCGGTGCCGTGGCCGGGGATGGTGAGTTCCCCGGCTTCGTAGGCGGACTTGTGGAGGTAGCCGAGGGCGGTGTGGAGGCCGCTTTCATTCGGCCATGGGGCGATGCTGGTCAGCGTGCCGGCGGGCTTGCCGTCGAGTTCCATCTCGGTGCCGGGGGCGATCCCGGGCTCGACGAGGAGAGCGGCGAGGCGGCGGTTCACCTTTCCGACGGTCTTGAGCCGGGAAAGCACTTCCTGGCCGATGTAGCAGCCCTTGTGGTAGCAGACGGTCGTGCGGTCGAGACCGGCTTCCGGCGGGAGGATGCCGGGCATCAGGTCCGCGCCCCACTTCGGCAGGCGGGCCAGGATGCGACGGGTCTCGGACTCGGCTTCGGTGAGGATTTCCAGTTCCGGAAGCTCCGGATGATCCGGAAGGGGCTGGCTGCTGGAAGCCGCTGCCACGGGGAGCCAGAGATCGAAGCCATCCTCGCCGATACGCTTGGCACGCCGGACGAAGCCACCTTCAACGGCGGGCGGTTCGGTCGCATCGACGACGTGGACGAGTTGCCACTCGTCCGAGACATCGTGGATCTCCGCGTCATCGGCGATGAGGTAGCGGCCGAGACGGGCTTCGAGTTCCTCGCGCTGGTCGGCAGGGCCCTCGACCCATGGCGAGCCATCGGGCCCGCGGAGGACGTGGACATAGGCCTGCAGCTTGCCCTTAGCATCCGTGACGCAGGCGGGCAGGGCGGTCTCGCCCAGTTCGCGAACGTCCTGGGTGATCTGGCCATTCAGGTAGCGCACGGCATCCGGCCCGCGGAAGGCGAGCAGGCAGCGCGATTCCGGGGCGAGGGCGCGGAGCTTCACGGCTGGGGCTGGGTCTGGACGTAGGGGGCTGCGAGGGCCGAGTAGTCGCGGTCGGCCAGGCCTTGGTCGCAGAGTTCCTGCATGCGCTGGGAGACGGTGCGGATCGCCGGGGTCTCCAGCCCGGCCTCGGCGGCCAGGTCGAGCACGTAGCGGCTGTCCTTCAGCATGTTGGAGAGCGAGAAATGCGTGTCGAATTCCCCCTTCGCCATCGTCGGCAGCTTCATCGCCGCGAGCACGGACCCGCAGGCATTCAGCGAGACGGCATTCACCAGTTGCGCCGGGGCGATGCCGTGGCTCGTGGCGGTGGCCAGCGATTCGGCGAGCGCCTGCACGGTGCAGGCGGAGATCAGGTTCGTGACCAGCTTCATCACGGTGGCGGTGCCGGTCGCGCCGCAGCGCAGCACGGACTTCCCGCTCTGCAGCAGCACGGGCTCCACGCGGTCGATCAGCGCGTCATCGCCACCTGCGTAATAAACCAGCGCGCCACCCGCGGCGGCCTCGCGGCTGCCGGTGAAGGGGCAATCAAGGAAGCCGATCCCGCGCGCGGCGCATTCCTCCGCCAGCCAGCGGGTGGTCGGCAGGTCGATGGTCGCGTGATTCACCAGCACCCGCTCACGGGCAGGCGCGGCGAAAATCCGGGCGGCGATCTCGCGCACGGCCGGGGCGTCCTTCAGGTAAAGGAGCACCAGATCCGCGTCGGCGATGGCATCCTCCACGCTGGCAGCCTCGGTCGGCAGGCCTTTAGGGGTGCGATTCCAGGTTCTCACCCGGCGTCCGGCTTTCTCCAGATTCGAGGCCGCGCGGGAGCCGATGATGCCGAGCCCCAGGACGGCGATGGTGTCGAAACTCATGGTCATTCCTCGCGCTTCAGGGCGAGCTCGGCAAGCTTCGCAGCCTGCTTGGTGATCTCGGCGACCTTCTCCTTCGAGATTTTCTCGCCGTCTTCCAGCGTCATCTCCGTGCGCAGGCCGGCGAAAAGATCGCGCATTTCCAGATACGTCGGGCGCTCGGAAATCCGGGGATTCAGGCCGCCGACGATCGCCGAATAGTAGTCGGCGATGTCCTCGCGCATCACGTGCTTGGCGCGCTCCGGGCTGAATTGCGTCTCCACCGCGGACGAGGAGACCTGCAGCGCGCGGATCCAGCCGCCCATCGAGATCAGGTGGGCGAGGTCGGCGTCGCGCAGGGCCACCAGCTCCAGCTCCACGTCTTTCTGGGTGGCGGAGAGTTCCTTCTTGAGCTGCGCCACGTCCTGCTTGCGGGCGCTTTCCAGCAGGCTGGCGGCATGGCGGTTCACGCGCTCGCCGGCACCGAGGGCCTTGCCGTAGCGGGTCAGGTCGGCGGCGAGCTTCTCCACCTTGCCGAGTTCACCCGCCTGCACGACGAGAAAGCCGTCGGCGATCAGGAAACCCAGCTCCACGGCCAGATCCGCACGATCGAGCGGGGTGGTCGCCGGAGTTTCGCGCTGGAATTTCAGGATGGGCAGGGGAGCGAGGCTCTCCAGGGATTCGAAGATCTTGGCGATGGCCGGGGCGGTGAACTCGTTGATGGCGAGCTCCTCACGCACGTGGGCATCTTCGAGGAGGTCGGCCGGGATTTCCGGCTTTCCATCCTGGGCGGTCGCCGGGAGACAGGCCATGATGGCTCCGAGAGCGGCGGCAAACGTCGGGCGGGAAAGAATCACGGAAAGAATGCTGCCACCGGAGCGTATTTCCCGCAACTGACAATGCGGGGACCGAAGCCAAACACGGTTGGAGATATCCCGGCTTGACTTGGGTTTTGAAGAATGTTGGCCTCCGGCCCGCCCGGATTGCCTCTCTTCCAAGCGCTTGGCGGTGCCACGCTCCAATCTTTACCCGAGCCTCATGGACTTCTCATCACCCCTCTGGTACGCTTCGTACATCCTCGTGCTGACCGGTCTCGCCGGTTATGGCTTCCACCGCCTGTGCATCGTGTATCTCTACGCGAAGCACGCCCGGAAGAAGCCGGAGCCGAAGGAGATCTTCACGGACCTGCCGCTGGTGACCATCCAGCTCCCGGTTTTCAATGAGATGCACGTGGTGGACCGCCTGCTGGACTCCGTCGCCAAGCTCGACTACCCGCAGGACAAGCTCCAGATCCAGGTGCTGGACGACTCGACTGACGAGACGACGGAAATCTGCCGCCTCGGTGTGGAGCGCCTTCAGGCCCAAGGCTTTGACGCGGAGATGATCCACCGTACGGACCGCACCGGCTACAAGGCGGGCGCTCTGGAGAACGGCACCCAGTTCGCCAAGGGCGAGCTGCTTTTCATCCTGGATGCCGACTTCGTGCCAAATCCGGACGTGCTCCAGAAGACGGTGCACTACTTCTCCGATGAGAAGATCGGGATGATTCAGACCCGCTGGGGTCACCTGAACCGGACCTTCAACGTGCTGACCCGCATCCAGGCGATGTTCCTGGACGGTCACTTGGAGCTGGAGCAGACCGCGCGCAACCGCAGCGGCCGCTTTTTCACCTTCAATGGCACCGCCGGCATCTGGCGGAAGAGCTGCATCGCCGACGCCGGCGGCTGGGAGCACGACACGCTCACCGAGGACATGGACCTCAGCTACCGCGCCCAGCTCAAGGGCTGGCGCTTCATCTTCCTCAATGACGTGGAGACCCCGGCCGAGCTGCCGGTGGACATGGACGGCTTCAAGAGCCAGCAGCACCGCTGGACGAAGGGCTCCATCCAGGTCTGCAAGAAGGTCCTGCCCGCGATCTGGAAGGCCAAGGTGCCGCTCTACATCAAGATGGAAGCCACGGCGCACCTGACGTCGAACTTCGCCTACCTGATGCTGATCTGCCTGTGCTTCCTGATCTACCCGAACCAGGCCGCCGCGCCGAACTTCGGCGAGTGGACGAAGTACATCATCAATATCCCGATCTTCTTCTTCGCCTCCGTGTCGGTGATTGTATTCTACATCACCGCCCAGAAAGCCCTCCGCCCGAACTCCTGGTGGAAGGAGCTTCCCTACCTGCCGCTCCTGCTGGCGCTCGGCATCGGCATGTCGATCAACAATGCCAAGGCTGTGATCGAGGCCATCTTCAATCACCAGACCGCCTTCGTCCGCACGCCGAAGTATGGCATCGACCAGAAGCCGAAGGCTGACTGGAAGAAGAGCAGCTACAAGGCGATGAAGACCCTCACGCCGGTGGTCGAGCTGCTGTTCGGTTTCTTCTTCCTGTTCGTGGTGGTCGAGGCTGCCATGAAGGGGAATATCGCATCCGCAATTCTACTGCTTCCCTTCCCGATCGGTTTCTTCTACACTTCGCTATCGTCATTGGCACGCTTGCTGCCCTCCGGTCGCGTCGCCTTGGACTCCACTGTCGATAACTCCAAGGAAAACTAGAAGCACCCACATGATTCGGCGAATTCTCCGTTCCGCCTACGTACTCGCATTGGCCCTTCCCTCCACCCTCCTGCTGAACAGCTGCGGGAGCGCGAGCAAAGACACGAGCAGCCAGATGATTGTCAGCGTGACCGACCAGCGGATGCTGCTCGTGCGCGATGGCAAGCCCGTCAAGAGCTACCCGATTTCCACCTCCAAGTTCGGCATCGGCTCGGAGCGTAACAGCAACCGCACGCCGCTCGGCCGGATGGAAGTCGCCCGCAAGATCGGCGGCGGAGCTCCTACCGGCATGGTCTTCAAGAGCCGCCGCCCGACCGGCGAGGTCCTGAAGCCGAATGCGCCGGGCCG
This region includes:
- a CDS encoding NAD(P)-dependent oxidoreductase, whose amino-acid sequence is MSFDTIAVLGLGIIGSRAASNLEKAGRRVRTWNRTPKGLPTEAASVEDAIADADLVLLYLKDAPAVREIAARIFAAPARERVLVNHATIDLPTTRWLAEECAARGIGFLDCPFTGSREAAAGGALVYYAGGDDALIDRVEPVLLQSGKSVLRCGATGTATVMKLVTNLISACTVQALAESLATATSHGIAPAQLVNAVSLNACGSVLAAMKLPTMAKGEFDTHFSLSNMLKDSRYVLDLAAEAGLETPAIRTVSQRMQELCDQGLADRDYSALAAPYVQTQPQP
- a CDS encoding YgfZ/GcvT domain-containing protein, which codes for MKLRALAPESRCLLAFRGPDAVRYLNGQITQDVRELGETALPACVTDAKGKLQAYVHVLRGPDGSPWVEGPADQREELEARLGRYLIADDAEIHDVSDEWQLVHVVDATEPPAVEGGFVRRAKRIGEDGFDLWLPVAAASSSQPLPDHPELPELEILTEAESETRRILARLPKWGADLMPGILPPEAGLDRTTVCYHKGCYIGQEVLSRLKTVGKVNRRLAALLVEPGIAPGTEMELDGKPAGTLTSIAPWPNESGLHTALGYLHKSAYEAGELTIPGHGTARVLGFV
- a CDS encoding cellulose synthase family protein; amino-acid sequence: MDFSSPLWYASYILVLTGLAGYGFHRLCIVYLYAKHARKKPEPKEIFTDLPLVTIQLPVFNEMHVVDRLLDSVAKLDYPQDKLQIQVLDDSTDETTEICRLGVERLQAQGFDAEMIHRTDRTGYKAGALENGTQFAKGELLFILDADFVPNPDVLQKTVHYFSDEKIGMIQTRWGHLNRTFNVLTRIQAMFLDGHLELEQTARNRSGRFFTFNGTAGIWRKSCIADAGGWEHDTLTEDMDLSYRAQLKGWRFIFLNDVETPAELPVDMDGFKSQQHRWTKGSIQVCKKVLPAIWKAKVPLYIKMEATAHLTSNFAYLMLICLCFLIYPNQAAAPNFGEWTKYIINIPIFFFASVSVIVFYITAQKALRPNSWWKELPYLPLLLALGIGMSINNAKAVIEAIFNHQTAFVRTPKYGIDQKPKADWKKSSYKAMKTLTPVVELLFGFFFLFVVVEAAMKGNIASAILLLPFPIGFFYTSLSSLARLLPSGRVALDSTVDNSKEN